The genomic segment ACCCTTTCATCCTCATGTTTGCAGGAGTGCAGAATCTCTTCCTTGTGGAGACAATCGACTCTGCGAAACTGGCTGACAGGGTCAACAGCTCGTGGCAGCGCATCAGAGGAGCCAGTAcacagaggttaaaggtcatggTTCAGGTCAACACCAGCGGAGAACAGAGTGAGTGCTTCTTGGGTGTGACGATCTGATCACCAACACTGCTGCTGTTACGTGAACAATGCGTCAAATGTTTGTCTTAGGCAAACATGGCTTGCCACCAGAGGACACGGTCAACACGGTGAAGCACATAGTGACACAGTGTCCCGCCCTGCACTTCTTAGGACTCATGACCATTGGGCGCTACGGCTATGACCTCACTCTGGGGCCCAACCCAGACTTCCAGGTACGAAACAATTACAGAATGGCTACATTTACCTGTGGTCATTTTTGTGTGCaccaagaaaaatgaaaaacattatcAATATTAGTGTCAGTCTGTAATCCTAACAATACACCTGCACAGATGCTGCTGAGTCGGAGACAGGAGGTGTGTGACAGTCTGAAGCTGCCTATGGAGGACATAGAGCTGAGTATGGGCATGTCCACCGATTTTGAACATGCGGTGAGTGTCTCTCCTATATGGAAGCTGGtaacagcaatttaaaaaactttGAGTGTCCAAATTCTGAAATCAAATTTCTTTTGCTTCAGAGCATGCACTTTGATTAAAGTCAATGATCCTCTGTAGGTCATGAGTGTCTGTGTCAAATCCCACATCAGCACATACATTGCATTTCCTAAAAGTGGAACTTTGAAAAAATGTCAGCATTGTACCGGCACTGCAGAAAAGATCAGTGGAGTCATCGTGAaaatctgactgtctgcacaAACATTTGTCCTTGGAGACTCCTCAGCATTGTTGCTGATATTTGATTTGAATCGGCACATCccattttcctcctttttaactgttgtttttgtcttctttgctTCCATGTAAAGATTGAGGTGGGTTCCACCAACGTGCGAGTGGGTAGCATCATATTCGGCAACAGGGAGTATCCCAACAGTGCACTGAACACTCCTAATCCCAGTCCCGGTCCTAGTCCCGGTCCCAGTCCAGTTCCCAGTCCAGAGAAAACATCTAAGATGGTGTCAGAAGATGCCGCCAAGAAGATGCAGCACCTCACCGTGTCTGAACGCTAAGAAGGAGCCTCTCCTTCTTTGAAatacctttaattaaaaaagcaaaacaaaaaacaaaagagctcTGCTCTTCACATGCAGAACGAACAGAGCGGTGAAGCAGATCTTTTccacacagccttgtggagcTAGGATTGAGGAATCCTGCATTAATTGTAAATTGTATTTGCCTAATCCTAACTTTTTGTGTGCCCTTGTTGCAGTTTAAGCATTAAAGTGGCATTTGGCACAGAGCTAGAAAACCTTTTTAACGTTGTTTAACAAGTGTTATTAACTTTTAGTGCCCTGACTTGCTCCTCATGGAAAACCTTTTAGTGAAGATAACTGGATACAAGACAAACTACTGAAAACACGACaacttcagtgtttttgtgtgagGTTTCTTTGGATTCTTGTGCTGGTGTGTGATATTTTCTACTTTTCCACTCAAACACATGACGGTGCTGAAATGTGTCTCCCACAGATCAGGACCTCCACACAGCACAGTGTACCGCTTTTGTTGAACATATGAAACAAAGACCTGATTTaacaaataaatcatttatcCCTTTATAATGACACATTGTATTGTGTGTTTGATATTGTTCTGTTTGGTGTGCCAAAGGTGACAAAACTCTATTCTTGATATTAATAAACCTGAGCGTAAACCGAGGAAGTGTTTCTGTGTAGCAGTCTCGTGTCCGTGCTGTGGTGCTTTGTTGGCGGTGAGTGTGAGGGTTAACCTATGCAAAGTGGTGATTTTGTTTCATCATCTAACTAGGTTTTCACACTGCAGCTCTGATGGTGTAGCAGTGGTTTATTTACCGGTATCACaagatctgtgtgtgtcttttgggtttttttctgtcaacatggggggaaaaaaggtcaGTTTGTGATTTAATGTGTGGTTACTGTCCTACAGAGGCATTTCAGCATTGTTTGGTTTAGAATCTGGCTCACAGGGAAGCCGAAGCCAAGCAATAAATTTTATTGTTGAAACGATGATCCATTTGCTGTGTATTTCTTCTCCTTAGGACAAAGTGGtgcaaataacaacaacaacaaaaaagagttcagccaaagttttttttaattattttttttattaagcatGTGAAACAGGCACCCAGACCACagtaaaaaacagaatattttcaGAGTGGCAATTTAACATTTCTGAAAAGACTTTAGTGCATATGATGTCTATGGATCTGAAATTGGATCTAAACTCTGCATTTAAGAAATGATCAGAAATCTTAAAATGCTGTCCTGCTAATGTTTGACAGTCAACTTGGCTCtagcccagcaaaaaaaaaaaagtcacaactGTTCAATAAATAAGTTTTGTTGAAACACAATCTAGTGTCAGGAATGATAAGTGTAGAGGCTCTTGTAGTATTAAATCCTTGTAAAAGGCGTTAGAAAAGGGCAGCCAGTATCTATACACACATTCCTGTTGTTAATATCATAAACTGGCTCTACAGATACATCTGGTATACTACAAACAATACATAGTCTGTAGAAAGATGGATGGTAACACTTTAACATTTCATTtcacacaaacaagcagcataTAAAAGGTTTATAGTATAACTGTAAGCCTATCTCGACGAGTGGTTTAATATTGGTATAGCTTCTGTAAAGCACCTGAAACAATATCAAAGCTGTAGCTCTAAAATATTCAATaggttaaataaatattaatattatatataGCTAAATATAGCTATTGAAACTCACAATGCATTGAATAAATCAACCTAATGTATATCACAGAATCATGATGTCATTGCTATTGTGGGCAAAGTATCGTGAGTTAATCTTTGAATacctgtatgtgtgtatttaacacAGTCTGGAATAATTATAAACTATTTATTATGCTGCTTATAAAAACTAACTGGGACTCAAGCACTGAAATGGGCGCCAAAGGAACCAAAGGCATTATAGTATATGCAGAAATGTATGTACCTGATGAGTACAGCTGAAATCCTATGGTTAAAAGATACAAAACCTGTGTGAAACTATGTGTAACACTAACAATGACCAAAATTAAATACTTGTAACAACTTCAGCATTCTCATTTTTTCTTCATATACAATCACAAAAAAGCTTTTTCCTGCACTTTAAGATAGAAAAGTGACACGTCCAGTGTTGTCAGGATTACACAACAAACCGTTTTGAGTTACTGTGGAAAAActaaaaggaaaggaaaaagccACATTACCCAGGACACAAAATTGTATCTGCAGATTTGCTCGTACCATTTATGGCTAATATTAGGACCAAGTGTCTCCTCCTACACCTTTTTATTTGGGTGAGCAAAGTCTGTCTGCTTGTGTCATTTCCTGATTCTGTTCACACTCACGTTACACCAGTTTCTTGGCCTCAAAGAAGCTCTTCAAGTGCTTCATCTGCCAAATACCAGTGACGATGAGGATGACCGTCTGAGCGATGGACCACCAGAGAACACGCTGGTTGGTACTCTCACTCGTCATGCGAAAGCGTTCCTCACGGTACTGCAGAAGACAACCAGCACATTCAAGTCACTGCAGTGGCTTCAACTCCAATACTTCTGACATGAAAcagaactgtttgttttttttgggttttttttactcaccCTCTGGTAGTTTTGCTCCTTCTGGATCTGTTCGACTTGGTCCAGCAGCTGTCGGACTCGTAGCTGCAGCTCGGTGAGTTTGTCCTTAGCTGCAATTTCAGGATAGTTGTTGGTATGTTCTCCCACTTGAATGTCCAGATGCACTCTCTGCAACATGACAGTAACAGACACTTCAGATTTACATGCTTTTCAGTCAACTTCAGATCAAGAACTTCCTTAGAATAAGCTAAATTGATGTACTAACTAAAACCTTAAGTTTTATTTGGGAAATGGTGACTACAGCTGCACACTGTCCTtatgaaataattttttttagacCTTAAAATTTCACTCATGTCTGGAAGCAAAAAGTAGCAGGTTCTCCTTCCACAGAAGAAGAACGATGACATCAGTGGGATTCTTTGGTGCTAATGTATCCTTGATTATGATGTTTTCACTCAAAGCATAGTTGAAATGCTAGCACCAAGGTCCCAAGAATATTGAACTGTACTGGTTTAAGAACCTCAGCTAATCTGGTGGAAAAATCTTCCAAGAGGCTCAAACAAAAGGATCAGAATGGGCTTAGGTCATTTCCAGCATAGCTCTGCCTAGCTTCAGCCGGAAGACGGATGTAATGAGTCAGGATAAGTTAACACACCCATATTTATTGGTGTTATTTTACAGCACATACATTATGTTCTCTGAatacgtcttgatgcattctcaatcatccaggaaagtaagtctccaaaagttgattctgttcatctggacgtagcgttttgtgggagaaatgtttcgtcacttatccaagtgacttcttcagtctccacTGAACAACTTTTGGAGATGTTCTCTGGATACTGGCATATTGTTTGCTACTTCAGTCTGAGGTGAAGTGCAGACTAGTGCCAGACCAGACAGAAAGTTAAGAggcttttttatatataaagattaaaagaaacaaacaacatCAGTGAAAACTATTTTTAAGTTCACTGATGTGcccaaaaaaatatattaacatAATTCTAAGATGTATGATAATAAATAGGT from the Pelmatolapia mariae isolate MD_Pm_ZW linkage group LG20, Pm_UMD_F_2, whole genome shotgun sequence genome contains:
- the plpbp gene encoding pyridoxal phosphate homeostasis protein — protein: MWKVAMSEEVAKALQSVVERVNQAAARRPKTLPAVPPRLVAVSKTKPPEMVVEAYKQGQRNFGENYVNELVDKASDPLILESCPEIKWHFIGHLQKNNVNKLLGVQNLFLVETIDSAKLADRVNSSWQRIRGASTQRLKVMVQVNTSGEQSKHGLPPEDTVNTVKHIVTQCPALHFLGLMTIGRYGYDLTLGPNPDFQMLLSRRQEVCDSLKLPMEDIELSMGMSTDFEHAIEVGSTNVRVGSIIFGNREYPNSALNTPNPSPGPSPGPSPVPSPEKTSKMVSEDAAKKMQHLTVSER